CGAGAAATGCTGTTCCAGGCATTCTGATCTGCAACGGGGAGAATAGTTACCGGAGAAACACGCCCAAATATGTGCAGGCTACGATCGATAACCACGCAAATTTCATCCAGCTATTGCGTAACGAATCGGGCGAAAACAGGACTGCATTAATAAAATCTTTGAAGGATAACCATATCAAAATCAATTACTTCTATGCAAAAACACCCGATGAACTGGGCGCATTGTTTGCAGGGGGTATTGATTTTGCATTGGTCAATAACATTGCAGATTTCCTGCCTGCGGCAAAAAAAGCCGGAATTGAGCCGGTTGTTCCCTCTTATGCAAATGCAAAGCAAGCTGGACGAAAAGCGGTCGTCCCTGAAACCGGAAAGGACAAAAATAAGACGCTAATCGTTTTTTTCGATGGTCTTCGCCCTGACTACATTACCCGGGAGCAAATGCCAAACCTTTACGCTTTTGCGCAAAAAGCCTCGCGGGGAAATCACCATCACAGCGTATTTCCCACAGTAACGCGCGTGAACTCCTCATCGTATGCCACAGGTTCCTATCCCGGGACGCATGGCTTGCTTGGTAACACTATCTTTTTCCCGAAAGTAAGCCCTAACAAGGCGATCGGCACCACTTATATTGACCTGATCAAGGTACAGGAATCAGAGTCCGGGCAGCTGCTCACTGCTACTTCACTCGGCGAAGCACTGGACGCTGCCGGCGAACAAATGATGATTTTCAGCTCAGGCACAACCGGGCAGGCATATTTGCAAAATCACAAAATCGGCAAAGGCGCTATCATCAATCAGGAACTGATCCTGCCCGACTCTTTTAAAGCACAGGTTATATCCGACATCGGACCCCTCCAAAAAGGAACCGGTGATGTATATATGAAGCACAAATGGATCGCAGATGCATTGCTTCGATACGGCCTCAAAAACGGTGGTCCGCTTGTTAGCGCTGTTTGGTTTTCGGATCCCGACGGCGCGGCGCACCGCTATGGCATCGGCTCTGAGCAGGCTGTGGCAGCGATTAAGTACGTAGATGCCCAGTTCGGAAGGATATTGGATTCTCTTGACGCAAGGGATTTAAGAAAAAATTATAATATTCTGATCTCGACTGATCACGGATTTGTAACCCACACCGGAAAGCAGAATTTAAGCGAACTGCTCATTTCAGCAGGTCTGAAAAAGGACAAAGAGTCCGATGATGTGGTGATTTCCGAGGGTGCTGTCTACGTGAAAGATCACCATGAAAACACCATCAGGAAAATCGTCGCTACGCTGCACAAAACGGCGTGGATCGGGGCGGTTTTTACTAAACCCAGAAAAAGCGGAGATATGAAAGGCTGGGTAGAAGGGACCCTGTCATTTGATGCAATCCACTACAACCATCCGACCCGCTCGGGCGACATTCTGGTGGCACCTAACTGGAATGATGACAAGAATGACAAAGGCTATGCGGGAACCGATTTCTCCGGCGGCGTGGCAGGTCATGGCGGATCCAGCCCGTATGAAATCAACATTGCATTATTTACCGACGGTCCTGACTTCAAAAATGTATCTGCCAGCGAACTGCCGACCTCCAACGTGGATATTGCCCCCACCGTACTGGCCCTTTACGGCTTACCAATCCCATCAAAAATGGACGGGCGGGTGATGCATGAGCACCTTAAAAAGACCACAAAACCTGCCGGAAAATTTAAAAAGCAAGTTGTAAAAGCAGCGGCTAAGTATGATTGGGGTACTTATAATGTCTCTATTGACCTATCAGTCCTGGACTCTTACAGGTATTTCAATTTCACAACAACAGAACGCATCATTAAGAATGCTGTAAACCCATCCGATCAATCCGGAATTCGTTAGCGCAGGATTGCTGGCCAGGAATTAAATATGAAACTCCTTACCCGGATAATTATCATGGGTAACGGGGTTTCAGAAAAGCTGCTTTTCTACCATAATTGTAGAAGTCAGCGCCACATGACGACACATTCGCCAACACTAGAAAACATACCTAAATTCTTCGCTTGCATTGTTCCATACCAGCTTGTGAATATCCCATTCACCTCTTGGCGCCGGCCGTTCCAACTTTTGCGCGATAATAATATTTTTGCCATCGGTACGCACATTAATCATCCCATAAACAATTACAGCACGTTCCTTCGTGAGCTCTGGATTCGCTTCGAGTTTCTTTTTCAATTTTTTAAGATCAATAAATTCAGTTGCTGATCGTGCCAGCTCGGTCGAAAATATCAGAGACCTTTCTCCTCTGCTGTACTTCCCGATGGTCCCTAACGTATCTGGCCTCGGATGTGAGTGAGGCTCATTGTCGCCACTTGATATGATGGTGGCTAGTGGATTAACCGCCCGCAGGAATTCACTTGTAAAGTCCGCACTACCATGGTGACATGATTTTGCAATATCTACTTCGAAAAATCTTTTCGCAATGTCAATGCCTTCATTGAGCTGTTCCAGCGCCTGACGACGATCCTCCCCGGATATGTCATCGTCGTTAAGCTTTTCCCGCAGCATCGCGATGTCCACATCTGTATAACTTTGGAGTAAATAATCTTCTGCTGGCTCATTTAAGTCCCCTCCCAGTAACATTCGGACTTTCCCAATATTCAGTTTCAAAACAATGGAATGTCCATTTTTTGTCTTACCCTTTTTAGTAATGGCGGAATCGCCAAATACTGGCAGAGCCTGGTTTCCATCGATAACCTTGATGACAGGCCCCAGGATTTCTATATTGCACCTTTCATCCTGATGTAGAAACCCACTATTGGAATTAAGCCCAATTTTCTCTGCGTCGCAGCTTTTCAACAGGGCAATATAGCCGCCGGGATTAGTAGCACTATTTACACGGCTATCAAACGAATCCTGGTTTTCACAGAGATCAGTCAAATACTGCCTGCCTTCCGTTTCGATCAATGTACCCAAAGAATTAACATAATCACCAGTTTCTTCAACGATTCCGTTATGAAAGATCTTGTTTATCTTAAACACTGCATTGCCATCGGGATCCGCAAAGATTCTCGCAAAGCCACCATAATGGTCTGAATCGGAATGGGAGATAACGACGTCAAAATTTGGAAATCCGTTAAGCGACCTTGTTCTGTTAAAACGCCATTTCAGAAACCTGAACATATTGTCGGAAGCTCCTGCATCGACGATAAAATGTTTGTCGTCTGGGGTAACAATATGGCATCCATCCCCTTGCCCCACGTCAATAAAATTAACTTCAAGGATACGGTCAAACTGGATCTGATTTGGCAAGATGTAGCCGGAACGATTACGGGCATGAACTTTGACGTATTTCTTGCCTTCGATCACTTCGTAAACCGGCAATTCGTTTTCAAGTTCCAGCCCGATCCAATCGCCAAACAAAAGATGTTTAACATTGGAAAACACTCGTTCACCTCCGACAGTTTTGAAGTTTTTAACAAATATTGACGGATATATAGCGAAGCCGTGCTTTTTTTCAATTATTCTCTGTTCTACTTCCATGAGTTTTGAGTGAGGAGTTGAGCAATGTAGGACAAAATCGATGTGCAATCTTAGTTCACAAGATACTTCAAAGTGGCAATTTTCCTGAACCGTAAACTAATTAGAAAGGCAATGTTTGAAGACCTGGAACGCAACGTATTAAACGGACTTTCAAGACGGACCTGCTGTACAATATAACCTGGTAAAGCAACCAGTTTGATTATGGGTTTCGCTAGCTGCCCGGTTGGCTGTCGAGGATATAACGGATGTGAGCAGCGTCCTGCCTGTCGACGAAAAGACTGTTGTTCCAGAGCGACAAAATGACGCAAAACGCAGGGTCCTCGTCCTCCATTATGAACTGATTTACCGGTCCAAAAAACTCCTGCAATTGAGCCAAATCACAAGTCGGCAGAAAAATGCGCAGCACACGGGGATCGTAAAACCTGAAATAAAGCTCCTGCCCTTCTTCTGTTTCCACCATCAGGAAACGGCGAAAGTGTTTATATAATTCTTCGAAATCAGCTTCACTTTCCACCCACAGTCCCCAGGAATTCCCCCAGCCGTTTTCAAGCACAAATTCCGCAAAATCGTCCCGATAAGGGTAAGTAAATAAAAACGGCGCTACCGAAGGCAGTATCTCGTCCTGTCCTTCCCGAGCGCGGTACAGGGACGAGTGGACCGGGTTCAGGCTACGTGCCGGATACATGGCTTCTTCCATTCGGGCTGCGTCGAGGAGGAGGTGGGTAGGCATGCGTGCAAATTAAACTTGGGAGTATTAGTGTCGAATTTTGACAATCTCTTCGGTTAATGTCTGACCAGTTATCCCGTCAATCGATAACTTGCGCACTTCATACGGATTATCATCGACTGGATACGTCACTACATACTCAGGCCTGCCCACTTTGGCTTTCATCACAGATACGCCACTTTGCAGGAATCTAATATTGACTCCCAAGGCCTTCATTTTGACGTCAAGTTCCTCGATGGTAAACTCGTAGCCTTCATCCTCGTTCCATTCCTTAGTTATCATGCCGCTTCTCGAAAACTCCTTCCAGAGACCAATTGAAAATCCGTGAAATTCCTTGCCTGATAATTTCAGAAATCCCGAGTCCGAGTAGAACTCTTGATACAGCAGCTCCGTTGAATTAATCCCAGAAGATTCCTGAATAAAAACTTCTGATGAAGACTGCCATTGCCGCACTTTGATCTTATCTTCAGTGATATAAATATGCTCTCCTTTGACAGCCTTCTTTTTAAAATTTGTAATATCGAATCTCTCCATTTGCGCTTTTTTCTGACCGTTACAGGCTTTGTTAAATATCAATAGCAGGGCCAATATGATATACCTCATCATTCCCTTTTAACTGAATTTTCTTGCAATATCTTCCATTGCCAGCGCCAAGTAGTGAATGCATTTCTGCTATAGCTCATGACGTTATCAGTAGTTTTGTACTTAAAAGTGTATTTCGCTTGTTGATCAGGACAAAACTTTTCGAAGGGAACCTCGTCATCGGCTTCCTTATGTGTATGTCTTAAACCGAGCCCATGCAAAACTTCGTGAGCAAGGGTATATGGAGTCCGGGCGGCGAATAACACCGCGTTTTTCAGAAAAACCTCATTTTTCACTTCTATTTGTCCAATAGCGCCATCAAAAGTTTTTTCATCAAATGAAAAAACTAAAAAATATCCGGCATATTTGTCTGCTCCTTTTTTCGCGGCGAAAGCACGCCGTAAATATTCAAACATTTCAGGATCAACGTACTTTTTATTTGGATAATCTTCATTTAACCAGAATGACTTAGGGTCAATGAATTTTCCGGGAGAGTCGTTTATAACCTTAAAATTAGGGTCTTCCGTCAGATCTAAGCAGTCAACATCCAATGAAAAAACATAATCAATAACCTGATCAATTAAGTACCTTTCTTTTTTAACTTCCTGATAATGTTCCAAATGAGCTACTACGAGCGCCTGAAAAAGAGTGTTCTTTAGCCTGGCCAATTCTATGTCATCAAAACTACCAATTCTAGTTCTGTATGTAATTTTTGTTTTGACCTTTATTAATACTAGCTTAATCTCCTTAATATCGTTGTTTGGGCATACAATTATCCTTCCTGCCAATGGGATAGGATCTCCCTCCTGCCAGGTTTTGGGGTAAGCCAAAACATCTATTTTTTGTTCGGTACTGAATGGATGAATACAAGTTATTTTGATTGACCCATCCTTAGAAGCTCTTTTGCCGCTAACGGCTTTATCGTTCAAAATATCCTTATCAATGTAAAATAAGTTTCTGTCATATTCCAACTCTATGTTCGACGGTTCCTCATCTTTAATTCCTATGCCAATTTGAAGTTCGGCTGTACATGGTGCGGCTTCCAACCCCTCCACGCCCATCGGAAATAAATTTAGATAGGGTACGAAATATTCCGGTTTGTAGACGAAATCTGTCTCAATGGTTGTATATGCGGATTCCAATCCCTGCACGGCCATCCGAAACAGATTCAGATAGGGCACAGAATATTCCGGTTTATCGACGAAATCTGTCTCAATGGTTGTATATTCGGCTTTGAAAGCCGCAAAAGCTTGTTCTTTCGTAAGTCCCGTTGAACCTGGTTTCTGTACATCATATCCCCCGTCAATCGGCCACTCATAGCCGATTTCATCACGAATAACGTCGCCGTTCACGCGTAGCCAATCAAATCCAAATTTACCATCCCAATCAGAAGTGGGCCTGAAATAGACCATTACCTTAGATGGTATTAATTTTTTCTTATGTAATTGCTCTACAACCAGTGTATAAGCATCATTAGGTTCAAAGGTTCGCTGACTTAGATTTTTAGGAATATAGATGATGCCAGGTTTATCCTCTCCGGTGAAGATAAATTTTTTATTGTCTTTTGTTTTTTTGATGCATCCTACCTGACTATGTAAAAGCTCATTAATCTCGTCAGGATCAACAGTACCAAAATTGTACTTCGCAAGCTCTCTCCAAGTCATTCCATGAGAATTCGCCAGAGATTCCAAGGTGTCGCCATCTTTCACCTTATACTTGACGACTTGGGCAATATTCAGCATACCCTTTAATTTATAAAGACACTACTATGAACATCAAAATTTTTCCAATTAGATATGATTTCGCACACCCCTGCTGGAACATTACTTATGTAAACTATGCCATCTTCGTCCGAGATAGCCTCTCTGATTGTACCATCTGAAAGTTTTACCTTTAATGTAACCCCGGCCACCGGCCAACCCTTTGGATCCTCAATATTAAATTGAATCCATTTGTTGTCCGGCTGCTGCTGCTCTTGCTTATAATTATCATGCGGACAAGACTGTATTGCGCTTCCTATGGGCATCAGAGATCAGTTTAAGAAAAGCCTTTTTCAATTCTGTACACTTTTTCCCCGCCGGACAGATTACAGGTTGCTAGAATTTCCATCGCCCAGCTATATTCTTCTTCGTACTCAAAATCCAATCCATTTAAGATACAAAGATTCAGAAAGGTCAAAATATCTTTTTCTTCAAAGATATTATACTGCGATACTTTTGAAATCACTTGGCCTATATACATTCTGGCCTCCTTCTCCCTTATCCGGTTCTTGGTCCTGTACTTGAAAAAGGATAGCGCGTTTTCTTCTATCCTTTTCAGCAGCACCTGTTCCATTACCTTGATTTGCTGGCTCTTAATTATCAACATGCAAGACCAATGTTTAGCTTTATCCCTTCTTCTTTATGAATTACACTTTTCGCAAAACGGTACGCCGCTATCGGCTGCCTTTTTCATGGTTACCGCCTGTGTAACCGCGTTCGCGACCTCAGGAGCCATATTTTTTAATCCTACCGCCAAAGCCCCCGGGGGTGCCCCCGCCAAACCACTACCAACATACGTCTCCCCAATCAAAACCGTCTGCAACCCCACGACTATCTTCCCGCCATGCGCACACGTATCACCCATCCTCGCCGCAGGTTTTCCACCTATAAAAACACCGGTCGAACCCAGCACAATCGTGTCCGGCGGACCGGTACATACACACATATCGCCCGAAACAGCCGCGGGCATTCCTCCAATCAGAACCGTCGGAACACCGGGCCCAGCGACCGGACCGCCGACGTGCGGCACCAGCCCGGTTACCATCGGACAGACATGCATATCGCCTAATCTTGCTGCTGGTTTTCCCATGTGGAGTGATTTCAGTATTTGTATTTGGCGATGTAGGTGTTCGGCATGATACCATTGTTAACCAGTTCAACGCCGTTAAATGCAGCAGTTCCTTGAAACCAGCCAACATTATAAACTGTGCCGTCCGGAGCTACACAGATGCGAGTTGCGCGATCTTCACCCTTTCCTCCGGCCCTGACTTTGAAATTGCCGGTGGATTCCCCATTTTCCTTATTTAATTCGCAAATAATAGCATCGGTTGAACCTTCCGATTCGAATGGAGCATTATCTAATCTTGGATATCCACCGCGCCCGCTAAAAGAACCGGCGACAAGTAAATTTCCGTTCGTGTTAATTTCAATACCCCCGGCATAATCATTACCCGACCCAAAGCCAAACTGACTCCACGTTGGCCTGATACTTCCACTTCTGCTATCAACTAACTTTGTCACCAGAATATCAAATACCCCTGATGAGGAAGTACTTTCGGTCATTCCGGTTATGTAAATATTTTTGTCTTTGTCGAGAACAATGTCATAACCATAATCATTAGCTTCATAACCAACATTAACAAGTCCTAGCCACGTTGAAAAGGACTTGTCCCATTTGACCACGAACATATCGGATTGGCCAAAAGAGCTGCGAGAACCATTCAACTGTATCGAACTTTCAAAAGAGCCTACGAGATATGCGCTTCCTTCATCGTCAATGACCATTGACTCGACTGACTGCGACCCAGCGCCGCCACCAATTGCGGGCTGTCCAACCGCGCCGTTCTCAGTATCATAGAAAACTAAAAAAAAGTCCTGGCCATCGGCAGACCGCTGCTGCGTATCAAAATAGATATTACTCTGTCGTCCATCACCGGTTACTATTCCGGTCACATATATCCTGGGTCCATCAGATGTTTGAAAAAAGCCCAAGTTACGTCCCCGATCGTTCCCTGGACCACCAAAGCTCTTAAACCAACCAGATCCCCCGTTCGTGTTCACTTTCATGACAAACCCGTCACGATCTCCCCTAAAATTGAAACCGGTTATGCGGGGTGCGCCGCCAACATAACCTGTGACATAAACGTTGCTGGCATTGTCGAGCGTAATGCCACTCGCATGATCGTCACCTGCACTTCCATAGACGTTACCCCAGAGGCATTCGCCGGACGGGCTATATTTCGCAACATAGAAATCCGTATTGCGCGAACTGATATACCCGGCTGATCCTGTTATTCCATTACCAAAAATCGTCGTTCCCATTGTTGACCCACACACGTAAATGTTACCGCTCGCATCAGAAACAATGTCAGTAGGAAAATTATATTCACTCTTAATTTGGATCGCACTTACTGACTTCACCCTGATTGTCACCGTCATTGTTTGCTTGTCACTTCCTCCTGCACCGGTGGCGGTCAGGACAACCGTATATGTCCCGGGCACATTATAACTATGCTTCGGGGAGGTCTCGTTATTCGCCCCGCTATTATCCCCAAAGTCCCAGGAATAGGTATCAGCGTTGATCGAGCCGTTCGTAAAACTCACTTCGCAAGGCGCCTCGCATTCAGTTTTATCCATTGTAAAATTCGCATTAGGGCCTTCGGCTTTCACTTCGATAGTGTATTGCTGAGTATCCGACTTCCCGTCTGCATTATAGGCTGTCAGCGTTACCGTATATTTCCCGTGAGCGCTGTAAGTATGTTTCGGGTTTTGATCGGTACTCGTGTTCGGATTTGCAGACGTCGCATTGGGGTCGCCAAAATCCCACTTGTAGGTGACTGCATTGCCCGATTGGTTGTCAAATGTCACTGTTGAAGGTGCAATTCCATCATCGCTCAGCGTATATTCGAAATCAGCTTCCGGAAGCGAGGCAGGCTCGGGTTTGACTTCCACCATTTGCGTTGCCCCACTACTCCCTCCGTCTTTACCCTTGGCAATCAGCTTCACAGCATATCTCTTTCCCTTCATATATTTATAGGTCACGGTGGCGCCCACACCAAGCGGCTCACCAGCGACGTTAAAATCCCATTCAAAGCTCTTCGCATTTTCAGAGGTACTTGTAAATGTCACCAGGCAAGGGGCCGTACAACCATCATTCGATACAGTAAATTTCGCCACCGGCTGCGGGGGAAGTTCCATATGACAACTCACCACACTGACCAATAATAACAGCTGAATTAAAATTCTTCTCATGAGCTTTGTTTGCTACTTCTTTTTGACAGAAAAGGTTTTCTTTTTTTCGTCCGTCGAAACACCTGAAATGGCGGTAAGTGAGACGGTGTAAGGAACATCTTTATCGGTACGTCGATAGGCATGCACGGGCGAATCAAGCACGACGGGCTTGCTGTTATCTCCAAAATTCCAGACGTAAGCGGAAGCGAACTTTGACTTGTTGACAAATGAATAGACGACAGAGTCGGTTCGGGTTGAGTCAGTCAGTACAATATCGAAATCGGCTATTGGTTTAGAAGCTGCCAGAATGGTCACGATATGGGTAGCGGTGTCAGATACAGTTTCGTTGAGGGCTGTCAACATTACTTTGAATATTCCTGCTTTATTGAATTTGTGCCTGGGCGAATGTTCATTGTTCACTGCGCTGCTGTCGCCGAATTCCCATTTGTAGCTCGTTGCATTAGTTGAGATGTTCGTAAAACTTACTTCACAAGGCGCCTGACAATTGTTGCCCGTAATAGTAAATTCCGCTTTCGGAACGATAGGTGCTATGATAGTTACAGTATTTTCCGTGCTGCTGCTGCCGTATTTAGAATTACTAATGGTCAAAACGATCCGGTATTTCCCTGCGTTGGCGAAAGTCAAAACCGGATTCTGCTCGGACGAAAAGTGCGTGCTATCCTTAAAAGCCCAATCGTACTGCCACTTGTAAACACCCTTATTTTCCGACATGTCCTTGAAGTTGACCTGACATGGCGCCTTGCAGCTGGCATTCATCATTTCGAAACGCGCTGTCGGAGCAGCGGGCTCTTGCATGGAGCATGCTACGGTTATCAGAGCAACGAATATGGGTACTACTTTGCAGATCATTTCGTATGGTTTTAGTCCGTTAAAACTGGTATGTTAAATGAAAACCTGCATATTGTCGGGCACCATTCCATTGGGGGGAAACAACGAGCTGCTTTCTTTTCTGTTCGAGCAGTTTGTTGTAATGCCTGGCTTTTTTCGCACTCTTACTGCCGACAAACCAAAGCACGCCTCCCGCAATGATACCAGCGCCGGCCACAAAAACCCCCGGACTTGCGAAAGAGATGAGGCTGTTGGGTTTGGCATGATAACTTGTACGGGAATTAAATTTTTCCCCATTTGCTACTCCGTCCACAACCGTATCATACCATACATCAAAAGCAGCGTTCTTTTTGTCGATCTCCGCTTTATAATCATTGTAGGCACCGTATAGGACCACGCCGGTAGCAACGGATGCCGCCACCGCAATGCCCGCACCTGCCCGCATCAGCGCGCCCTCCCGTTTGTACTTTGTTGCTTTTTTCCCGAGAGCGGCCAATTCTGCATTCAGCGTTGCCGTTCGCCTGTCTTTGGAACTGGCAGGAGCCATTTCAGGAGATTTTTCAACTGGCTTTACACTCGCAGCCACTTCCTTTTTGGGTTCTGTTTTCGGCGCTTCTTTCTTCTCAGCAACTTCCGGCTTTTTCAATTCAGCCACCGGAACTTCCTCTTTTATTGCATTTTTTGCCGGCACCTCTTTTTTTGCCGCATTTTCGGGCTCCTTGTTTGCAACCATTGTTACGGTTGCTTTATCAGGCGTGGCAGAAGCGGCTTTTTTAGGCTCTTCATGCCCTATGACTTCCTCCATTTTTTTCACTTCATCCGTTTTTTTAACCGGGGAAGGAGCTGTTGCAACAACGGGCGCTGTCGATGTTCCGGCCGGTGCGGATGCCACTGTATTTGCAGAAGGCTGATAATAACCGATCCTCGTGATGAGCACGATCCACTGCTTGTCAGGCTTGTCTGCGCGAAGTTCCGCTACCCTATATACGTTTTCGTATTTGGTCGTTTTTTGTCGGTGCGTGTTGGTGAATTGTGTTTTGAATGTGACCTGGACGTACGGATATTCTTTTTGCTGCACCTGGCCCACCGATACCTCGGAAATTTTGATGCTGTACTTTGGACTTTTGTTGTAATACAATTTCAGGTCGTCCAGGTATTTGCGGATCGGCAGGTCCGGCCCTGATTTCCTGATCGTATTATCGGGGTTAACATCATCTTCTACCATCGCCTTGTCCCCGTAAAACACCTGGTTCTGGCTTGGTAAATAGCTGTCGTATATCAACAGTTGTTTGTTGCTTTCGGTAATATTGTCCAGCGCAATGGTGTTCAGCAGGTCGTTGAGCTGCACTTCTATGACCTTCCTGGCCTCTGCACGGATCTCCTTGATGTCTGCGGGTGCAAGTTCCTGGGTCTGCGCTACGGTCAAAGTCCGGACGAGTAACAGTAGGCAGGTGGTAAAAATCAATCGCATAAGCTATGCCGGTTAGTGTTTTTGATCTGTGATTTAGGGTAGCATTGAAATCTCCACCCTCCTGTTCAATCGTTTGTTTTCCTCTGTATCATTTTTCCTTGCCGGGTACTTTCCTCCTACTCCCGCCCATAAAATCTGATTTTCGCTCACCTTTCTGGACAGTAGATAGTGACGAATCACTTTCGCACGAAATTCGGAAAGGGTTATATTTAGCTTTGAGCTGCCGACATTATCCGTATGCCCTACAACCCGCACTTTCTTGTTGAGATGCTGTTTCAACCATGCTGCAAGCGCATCAAGCTTGGCCTTTTCATCTGATTTAAAGGTGTAATCGCTTTGATTAAAGTAAATCGTGAGCGTTTCCAGAGAATCCAGCCCCTTTGCCTTCACAGATTCAGTTTCTGTCTTTTTCACTGTGGTTTCAGGAACGCTGACGGGTCGGTTTCCTACTACGAGCCCTATGAAATTCAGTCCTTTTACCACAGAAACCTGCTCTGAATGAATCAATGCCATTTTCCTGTCAAAAACTGTAAGCCGATAGTTGCCTGCGTGCACCAATGCCGAGTACGCCATCTTATCCAAAGGAGACAACACAATTTCATTGCCCGAATCTGCTGTAAGTTTACACGAAGCAACCATTGAATTTCCGCTGATATTTAAAGAAAGCATGGTGATTTCCGGTGTCAGTTTAATGTCGTAAGTACCTGCTTTTTCATCTATTTTATCGAGAATAAGGTTGCCGGTGTATTCCTGATAACCTTCGGCTGAAACAGTAAATCCTACGATATCTGATTCGCCAAAAGACATAACCGTTTCCTCCGAAAGCTGCTTGCATTCCCTTTTTGCATTTCTGGTAAACTCAAAACACAATGTCCCATTTCTGACCGGCGAACCGCTGATTGCGTCGGAAACAAAGAATTTTCGCACAATAGCAGTCTTTTTCCTTTGCTCATTTTCAACCGTATACTGCGTTTGCTGGCTCTGCATATAAGGCGTGTCATTCGCCTGCGCATCAAGTGGTATCAATGGTATTTTAACAAAAAAGTCGACCTTGTTTCCCTTATTTCTGTATGTAGTAATACCGGTGCTGATCAGGCGGTAACCTTTCTTTTCTATAATGAGCTTTGTTGCATCTGAAAGTAAATCGAGACTGAACCGTCCCTGTTCGTTTGTTGATGAAAGCAACGTGCGCCGATTCTCTTTTTCGATATAAAAAGAAACACCTGCTACGCTCGCACCCGACCGGACATCATTGGTCTGGCCGATAATACGCAGCCGCTGAGGCAACGCATTCACGTCGCAGGCTGCCAAACTCAGCAACAAAAGCAGAAACTGTTTCATTTAATATAATTGAATCACTATTCGTCAGCCACTACGCCGATGTTCCCGAGCAGCACCGTCCAATTGGTTTTGCTTTGACCGTCAATTTCCTTTTGATATGCTTCAAGTTTCACGCGAACGCTCTTTTTTGTAATGTCACTGTAAAGAATATTCTGGTTCTTTTCACCATAACCGGTGAACGTTTGGTTACCAACTATGGTCCCGTAATAGTTGCCATCCTGCTCCTGTTTCAATTCACTCACATATTCGATCTGACTCCATTTGATTTGAACGTTGCCATAGGGCAGCATTTTCAGACGTTTGAGGTACATTTCCAACGGCAGCTTTGTTACCCCTTTTTTGTTTTTTGAAGAAACCTCAATTTGTGTTTCAGGCAGGAAAAGCTGCAATGCATTCTTAATCGCCAAATCCCTTTCATTCATGGAAAAGCTCCTGTCCACGATCACTTGCAGATAGTCGCTGAACTGTTCTACTTTGGTAATTGATTT
This Dyadobacter sp. UC 10 DNA region includes the following protein-coding sequences:
- a CDS encoding LysM peptidoglycan-binding domain-containing protein translates to MLNIAQVVKYKVKDGDTLESLANSHGMTWRELAKYNFGTVDPDEINELLHSQVGCIKKTKDNKKFIFTGEDKPGIIYIPKNLSQRTFEPNDAYTLVVEQLHKKKLIPSKVMVYFRPTSDWDGKFGFDWLRVNGDVIRDEIGYEWPIDGGYDVQKPGSTGLTKEQAFAAFKAEYTTIETDFVDKPEYSVPYLNLFRMAVQGLESAYTTIETDFVYKPEYFVPYLNLFPMGVEGLEAAPCTAELQIGIGIKDEEPSNIELEYDRNLFYIDKDILNDKAVSGKRASKDGSIKITCIHPFSTEQKIDVLAYPKTWQEGDPIPLAGRIIVCPNNDIKEIKLVLIKVKTKITYRTRIGSFDDIELARLKNTLFQALVVAHLEHYQEVKKERYLIDQVIDYVFSLDVDCLDLTEDPNFKVINDSPGKFIDPKSFWLNEDYPNKKYVDPEMFEYLRRAFAAKKGADKYAGYFLVFSFDEKTFDGAIGQIEVKNEVFLKNAVLFAARTPYTLAHEVLHGLGLRHTHKEADDEVPFEKFCPDQQAKYTFKYKTTDNVMSYSRNAFTTWRWQWKILQENSVKRE
- a CDS encoding PKD domain-containing protein, with product MICKVVPIFVALITVACSMQEPAAPTARFEMMNASCKAPCQVNFKDMSENKGVYKWQYDWAFKDSTHFSSEQNPVLTFANAGKYRIVLTISNSKYGSSSTENTVTIIAPIVPKAEFTITGNNCQAPCEVSFTNISTNATSYKWEFGDSSAVNNEHSPRHKFNKAGIFKVMLTALNETVSDTATHIVTILAASKPIADFDIVLTDSTRTDSVVYSFVNKSKFASAYVWNFGDNSKPVVLDSPVHAYRRTDKDVPYTVSLTAISGVSTDEKKKTFSVKKK
- a CDS encoding PAAR domain-containing protein: MGKPAARLGDMHVCPMVTGLVPHVGGPVAGPGVPTVLIGGMPAAVSGDMCVCTGPPDTIVLGSTGVFIGGKPAARMGDTCAHGGKIVVGLQTVLIGETYVGSGLAGAPPGALAVGLKNMAPEVANAVTQAVTMKKAADSGVPFCEKCNS
- a CDS encoding carboxypeptidase-like regulatory domain-containing protein yields the protein MPIGSAIQSCPHDNYKQEQQQPDNKWIQFNIEDPKGWPVAGVTLKVKLSDGTIREAISDEDGIVYISNVPAGVCEIISNWKNFDVHSSVFIN
- a CDS encoding PKD domain-containing protein, which produces MRRILIQLLLLVSVVSCHMELPPQPVAKFTVSNDGCTAPCLVTFTSTSENAKSFEWDFNVAGEPLGVGATVTYKYMKGKRYAVKLIAKGKDGGSSGATQMVEVKPEPASLPEADFEYTLSDDGIAPSTVTFDNQSGNAVTYKWDFGDPNATSANPNTSTDQNPKHTYSAHGKYTVTLTAYNADGKSDTQQYTIEVKAEGPNANFTMDKTECEAPCEVSFTNGSINADTYSWDFGDNSGANNETSPKHSYNVPGTYTVVLTATGAGGSDKQTMTVTIRVKSVSAIQIKSEYNFPTDIVSDASGNIYVCGSTMGTTIFGNGITGSAGYISSRNTDFYVAKYSPSGECLWGNVYGSAGDDHASGITLDNASNVYVTGYVGGAPRITGFNFRGDRDGFVMKVNTNGGSGWFKSFGGPGNDRGRNLGFFQTSDGPRIYVTGIVTGDGRQSNIYFDTQQRSADGQDFFLVFYDTENGAVGQPAIGGGAGSQSVESMVIDDEGSAYLVGSFESSIQLNGSRSSFGQSDMFVVKWDKSFSTWLGLVNVGYEANDYGYDIVLDKDKNIYITGMTESTSSSGVFDILVTKLVDSRSGSIRPTWSQFGFGSGNDYAGGIEINTNGNLLVAGSFSGRGGYPRLDNAPFESEGSTDAIICELNKENGESTGNFKVRAGGKGEDRATRICVAPDGTVYNVGWFQGTAAFNGVELVNNGIMPNTYIAKYKY